The Candidatus Neomarinimicrobiota bacterium DNA window CGGGCCGAATAAAAAAGGTGATACCGAGAATTATAAAACACCCAATAACGGAATAATAAAAAAGTGTATCTTTATAAATCGGTTGCAATTCATCCTGCAATCCCTGTTTGTAAATCATGGGAAGTAAACTCCGCTGAAGCGGAACAACCAGAAACATATTTATCAGCATTCCGAATTTATAGTTAATACTGTAAATACCGATCATACTCAGGGGAACAAACATATTTAAAAAGAAGCGGTCGGAAAGAGTTAAAATGGGTGTAGCGAGTCCGAGAAAGATGAGGGGGAAACCGAAAATGATAAGCTGTCTGAATACTTTTATGGAAGGCAGGCAAAAATAACTTTTGATCAAATATAGAGAACTATAAATAAATGCTGATAATGTAACAAAAACTTTTGCATATATTATACCATGCAAACCCATTTTCTGGAATACAGTTAAATAAATTGTCAGTACAAGAGTTAGGATTAATTGAGAAATTGAAAAAGTAATATAATAGACTGGCCGATTTTCAAATTGTAATTGAAATAATAAAAATTGTCCTCCTAACTGACAAAAAATCCCTAACAAAATCCATGTGACCAAATTGGCAAATTCCGGAGTATTAAGTCCTAAAAATAATGCTAAGTAGTGTTTATATTTAAAAAGTACGAGGAATAAAAAGAAAGCTAAACATAGAAGACCGACCCATCCTGAGAATACAATTTTATTTTTTTCAATACGCTGTGCATTTTTAAGTCGTTTCCAAATAGATTGAATCAACCCCGATAAAAGGAAAAGAATTAGAAAAGATTCTAATAATTCAATTAATGCAATACTCCCAACTTCTGCAAGAGATAAATATTTTACATAAACCGGGATTAAGAGAAAGGCAGTAATTTTATTTAAAATATTTCCTAACCCATATACTGCGGTGGTTTTTCCAAATTCTAATATTTGGCGGCGTACCATTATTATGACAAAATGGTAAATTTCATTTATAAATCAACTTCACACTTTTATTATTTCGAGTAAGCATTTCCTTTCGAGAAATAGCCTTAGAATTGGACGAATTCCTCTGAAGTATCCAATTAACGGGCGCCCGGACATTTTATAATCCATCCGTTTTATTTTAAATCCTGCCCGGTTGATAAGATTCTCTAACTCTTCTTTACTAAATTCATGGAAATGGTATTTGTACCACATAAAATGCGGTCGTCTTTTCGGAGTGCTTAAATACAAAGTACCACCATCAACTAATACCTTATTTATCTCGAGCAATAAGTGTAGAGGATTAAATAAATGTTCCACTACTTCGAAACAAAATACTGTATCAAAGGTCCCATTTAATTTTTCAATATCCAAGTCAATATCGGTTTGACTAATATTGATATTATAATTTGATGATAATTTTTCCGATACAGGGTTTTCATCACCTATATCTAGCACCTGACCAAAATCTTTTTTTTCTCCAATAAAATCTTTAATTGTTGTGAAGTCTTTTTTTGAATGTCTTTCTACATCAGTATGCTCAAAACTATATGCATATGGGCTTAATATTTTAGAATCTTTGTCCGTATTCATTTTTTTCAATTATTGTTATGAAAATTTTCTTAAATCACTTTCAGACATCATTTCTACCAATTCTTCGAATGATACTTCTGGTTCCCAACCAAGGACAGCCTTAGCCTTACTTGGATTACCAAGTAGTTCCACTACATCGGCCGGCCGAAAGAATTTGGGGTTTATCTTGATGATCATGGTGTTTGTTTTCCTGTCAATTCCCCGCTCTTCAATTCCTTTCCCCTCCCACATCAAATCAAACCCAAAATGAGGAGCGGCAGCGTTTACAAAATCCCTTACAGAAAAATTTGTCCCCGTAGCAA harbors:
- a CDS encoding oligosaccharide flippase family protein yields the protein MVRRQILEFGKTTAVYGLGNILNKITAFLLIPVYVKYLSLAEVGSIALIELLESFLILFLLSGLIQSIWKRLKNAQRIEKNKIVFSGWVGLLCLAFFLFLVLFKYKHYLALFLGLNTPEFANLVTWILLGIFCQLGGQFLLFQLQFENRPVYYITFSISQLILTLVLTIYLTVFQKMGLHGIIYAKVFVTLSAFIYSSLYLIKSYFCLPSIKVFRQLIIFGFPLIFLGLATPILTLSDRFFLNMFVPLSMIGIYSINYKFGMLINMFLVVPLQRSLLPMIYKQGLQDELQPIYKDTLFYYSVIGCFIILGITFFIRPVIAWISSAEYLEATYIVPLVAAAYLISGFRPFFTPLIALKDRTDLLGKVAVAGITVCLIFNYILIKNYGIDGAVASTVLSYFIFTSSVYILTKKIAPMDWGWMRIGKVGALTAAIIAGVKISGNYWNETELVLRVIGILSFPILLWVFRIVGEREINGIKSIISFTRNKLSKR
- a CDS encoding methyltransferase domain-containing protein gives rise to the protein MNTDKDSKILSPYAYSFEHTDVERHSKKDFTTIKDFIGEKKDFGQVLDIGDENPVSEKLSSNYNINISQTDIDLDIEKLNGTFDTVFCFEVVEHLFNPLHLLLEINKVLVDGGTLYLSTPKRRPHFMWYKYHFHEFSKEELENLINRAGFKIKRMDYKMSGRPLIGYFRGIRPILRLFLERKCLLEIIKV